A window of Leptolyngbya sp. FACHB-261 genomic DNA:
GTTGCTGCGTGCCGAGCAGGGGCGAGGTGTCTTTGTGCAAGAAACACGTAAGGTTCGGCGCTCTCTAGCAGCTCACTTACGCTTTTTTGAAGACGAGATGCGCAGCCGCGGCATTGCGCCAGGGATCAAATCAATCTCCTATGAACGGATAGCCAGCAGCCCTTGGGTCGCTAGCAGCCTGCAACTATCACCAGGTGCGACGGTCTACTGCCAGACCAAAATTATTCTGGCGGACGGTCTGCCCATCGCCATTGATGTCACCTATCTGCCAGAACTGGTGGGGGGACAACTGGCCGAAGAGTTGCAAACCCAATTTGTCTATCCCACCTTAGAAAACCATCGCATCTCGGTAGAGCGAGTCCACCTGGTTTTAGAATGCACCCCTGCCGATCCGCAGACAGCGCGACATTTAGAAGTTGAAGTGGGTGCTTCTCTCTTGGTCGCTCGCTACACGGCCTACACCGTTGATGACTATCCGTTAATCTGTGGCGAAACTCTATCGAGGGCCGACCGCTACAGCTACTCGATTGATCTATTACGCACCCAATTGGGACAGGACGAAGGCTAATCGTCACGGTGCGAGTCAGCCTTCTGTGGCACACTGAACCAGTAGGAGGAGTTCACGCATCTTCTATATTTACAGCTCCTTGATTGACCTACTTCTGAGGACACCTTGATGTTTGGCTTAGGTTGGCCTGAGGTTGCGATTGTCTCAGTCGTAGCGATTCTAGTATTCGGTCCCAAGAAAATTCCTGAACTGGGAAGTGCGCTGGGACGAACCCTGCGCGGCTTCAAGGATGAACTCAAAAAGCCAGGGACCCACGAAGATTCCACCTCTGACTGATCTAGCAGTGGAGTGAAGGGCTCAGCTGCTGTTGGCGATCGGGAGCCAGACCCTAAACGTGCTGCCGCAGCCCAGTTCGCTCTGGACTTCGATCTCCCCGCCTTGCAAGTCCACCAACCGCCGGCTGATCGCTAAACCCAGCCCTGTACCGCCCGAATCACGGGAGCGGGAGCGGTCGGCGCGCCAGAAGCGTTCAAATACATGGGGCAGATCTTCCGGAGCGATGCCGGTTCCGGTATCGATGATCCAAATCTGTAGGCATGCATCACCGAGGTCAACCCCAATTGCGATCTCTCCAGTGTTGGTGTAGCGCAAAGCATTGCTTAAAAGATTGACCAGCATTGCTCAAGGCGGTCGGGATCGACGAGGGCTGAAGGCAGATTGACTGGCACCTTTAAGTAGAGTTCTGGCCCTCCCTCCGGAATTTGATTCCGGAAGCGGGCGATCAAATTGTCGAGCAAAGGGCGCAACTCGAGCGGTTGTAAATTGATCTTGAGATAGCCAGCCTCCGCTTGGGAAAGCTCCTGTAGGTCATTAACTAGACGGCGTAGGCGGGCTGACTCGCGAGCCAGACGCTCGTAGACGACAGGGGAAGGCTCAATCACCCCATCTGCTAGTCCCTCCAAAGAGCCCTCTAAAACCGTTAGCGGTGTGCGTAGCTCGTGGGTTAGGTCACTGATCAGTTCACGGCGTCGCTGTTCAACCCCCTCAAGGCTGGCAGCCATGTGATTGAAGCTCTGGCTGAGATGATCTAACTCTGGAACGCCATTGCGAGGGGCACGAGCTTGGAAGGAGCCCTCGGCAAACTGCTGAGTGACCTGCTCTAGATCAGTCAACGGGCGGACGATGCGACTGGCAACCAGATAACTCAGCCCCCGCCGCCGTTCCACCAACCACAAGCGACCAAGCAGCGCCGCGAGTCCAAGCGATTTCAAAGCCCTGCACCAACTTGGCTCTAACAACGCTCACGTTGCCACCTTCACTCGCGATCATCTCCTCTAGGTAGAGGATGAAAAAGTGGGGTGAGGAGTAGCGCCCTACGGCCAGCAGCGTCAACATTCCCACACTCATCACAATCAGGTGGGAGCAAAACAGGCGAAATTGCAGGCTCCAGCGATCCATAGCGAACGGGAGTTAATGGGTAGTCTTAAGGAGGTTTGACCCTGACCTAATCCTACGTTGCTGATCCAGACCCCTGAAAAGTTCAAGAGAATCTAGCGGAGGGTGGAGGACTTCACGGACAGCAATCGCCCATTCACTGAATCTTTACGGACCTCATCCAACTTCCCCTCTAAGATCACTTAAGGAAGCTAAGGCCAGAATAACCATGTACTTGCGATTCTGAGGTCACTAGATGGCAAAACGCGAAATCTCTAGTCCCAATGCCATCAGTAGCCCGGTTTCTAAGCTAGGGGTTGCTTTGCAGGTTTACCACAACATTAGGTAATCAGCGTGGTTGATTTCACAGTAGCTATTCCTACATACAACGGGGAGTCCCGACTACCTGAGGTTTTGGACCGTTTGCGCACTCAGGTCGGCGTCGAGCATCTCGATTGGGAGGTGATTGTTGTCGATAACAACAGCACTGACCGCACGGCAACAATTGTCCAAGATTACCAGGCAAACTGGCCTCAAGCTTGTCCTCTTCGATACTATCTAGAGACTCAGCAGGGCGCTGCTTTTGCACGGCAACGGGCAGCTGAAGAAGCTCAGGGAATATTTATTGGCTTCTTAGATGATGACAATCTGCCAGCTCCTAACTGGGTTGCGGCGGCTCACGCCTTTGGCCAAGACCGTCCCAGTGTGGGGGCCTACGGGAGCCAGATTCATGGCGCTTTTGAGGTTGAGCCACCTGCCGATTTCAAGCGCATTGCCCCATTCTTAGCAATCATTGAACGGGGACCTAACCCGCGTCGCTATGAACCTGAGAAGA
This region includes:
- a CDS encoding cell wall metabolism sensor histidine kinase WalK, with the protein product MLVNLLSNALRYTNTGEIAIGVDLGDACLQIWIIDTGTGIAPEDLPHVFERFWRADRSRSRDSGGTGLGLAISRRLVDLQGGEIEVQSELGCGSTFRVWLPIANSS
- a CDS encoding GntR family transcriptional regulator, with the translated sequence MLDRQNTHYPLHRQVTDILRSWIQERRFAPGDRLPSEFQLIRDFGVSRITVRRAIGNLVREGLLRAEQGRGVFVQETRKVRRSLAAHLRFFEDEMRSRGIAPGIKSISYERIASSPWVASSLQLSPGATVYCQTKIILADGLPIAIDVTYLPELVGGQLAEELQTQFVYPTLENHRISVERVHLVLECTPADPQTARHLEVEVGASLLVARYTAYTVDDYPLICGETLSRADRYSYSIDLLRTQLGQDEG
- the tatA gene encoding twin-arginine translocase TatA/TatE family subunit — translated: MFGLGWPEVAIVSVVAILVFGPKKIPELGSALGRTLRGFKDELKKPGTHEDSTSD
- a CDS encoding histidine kinase dimerization/phospho-acceptor domain-containing protein; this translates as MERRRGLSYLVASRIVRPLTDLEQVTQQFAEGSFQARAPRNGVPELDHLSQSFNHMAASLEGVEQRRRELISDLTHELRTPLTVLEGSLEGLADGVIEPSPVVYERLARESARLRRLVNDLQELSQAEAGYLKINLQPLELRPLLDNLIARFRNQIPEGGPELYLKVPVNLPSALVDPDRLEQCWSIF